The genome window GATTGCGTCCACAGGTGAGGTTGACGAGGATGACTCCTAGGCTCCAGACGTCATTGGGTGCCGAGGCATAGCAAGAGTATGCCTTGGGCGCGGAAGTTTGACACTCTGCTAGAATTAGTATGCGAACGTATTCTCAAAGGGCTACTTGAACCTACCGGGAGACATGTAAAAGGTGGAGCCGCATCCAAAGTCAGAGGTAACGTGATCAGTAGTGGCCAGTCCAAAATCGGCCAGCTTGCAGGTCATGCCTTGGTCGGTGACCAAGACGTTTTCAGGCTTGAGATCCCTGTGGTAGATTCCAATAGAGTGGCAGTACTCAACAGCATCGAGGATTTGAAGAAAAGCACGTTTGGCCCAGACATCGTTACCGACAAACTTGCCCTGCTCAGTGATGTTTGAAAAAAGATCACCTTCCGGGCAGTACTCGATAACGACGTAGGTGCAGTCAGGAGCATCCATGATCTTGACCAGAGAGACAACGTTGGGGTGTGCGCTAGCTTGGTGGTGGAGCTGGATCTCTCGCTGCTGGAACTTGCGTTGACGGGGCTCAAGGCCGATCTTGTTAAGCGCCTTTACAGCATAGGGAATGTTGGTCTGGATGTCGACGGCGGTGTAGACGACTCCATACGCTCCCACTCCGAGGACGCCAGTGAGTTGCAGCCTACCAGCGAGAATTTGGCCCAATCGGTCTTCCGGCGCACAGAATCCATTTGGGGTGGGAGATGCGGGCGGCGACGGGTACATGCTGCGAGTGAGAGAGTAGCAAAGTCCTCCTAGGTCCAGTCAAGGCCTCGAGGACGGAGAAGTGAATCCTGGGGAAAAAGAAAGGATCCAAGGGGTTTGAGCAGTTGCAGCAAGAGCAGTACGGTATAGTTATCCAAACACGGTTAGGTCGGGTGACCTGGGGCAGAAGAGGTAAGGGAAAGAGGATGTGGTGGAGGT of Ascochyta rabiei chromosome 7, complete sequence contains these proteins:
- a CDS encoding Serine/threonine protein kinase translates to MYPSPPASPTPNGFCAPEDRLGQILAGRLQLTGVLGVGAYGVVYTAVDIQTNIPYAVKALNKIGLEPRQRKFQQREIQLHHQASAHPNVVSLVKIMDAPDCTYVVIEYCPEGDLFSNITEQGKFVGNDVWAKRAFLQILDAVEYCHSIGIYHRDLKPENVLVTDQGMTCKLADFGLATTDHVTSDFGCGSTFYMSPECQTSAPKAYSCYASAPNDVWSLGVILVNLTCGRNPWKRASSEDSTFRAFMKDPTFLRTILPISLELDAILRRVFDFNPARRATIPELRQMILNCPTFTATKSVVSTPLPSPPLSPYYECYQHAPAVPSMAPLPGAVYAPAFYPQHSTSSGSSNSDNDSMFSACSSASSSSSTSSYQNVYNAPTQKFSSRVPQQQYVSPPPTNNWFQPFIHAANLVKHVSFQPSMMAAPVHVH